Proteins encoded within one genomic window of Nitrospina gracilis 3/211:
- a CDS encoding cation diffusion facilitator family transporter, translated as MSASGSTKVIVIALGANLGIAVAKFVGAFISGSASLLAEGIHSVVDCTNQVLLLVGEKRSRKRPTASHPLGYGRESFFWSFVVAILLFSMGGLFAIYEGAHKITDPHEVTNPGLALGILIFGILLEGYSFLACLKEVRKRDPGMPIWNWYRRTTRAGLLVIFTEDLGALVGLTLAAGCIGLSWALHDPMWDALGSILIGVLLVVLAVVLSVEVKSLIIGEAPARDYRHEVETITREYLPGAKILNFIALKTGDNEVMLSIKIHPGKIQKVTHLIEAFNQIEDRIGERFPEIKWKFLEPDDREDIY; from the coding sequence ATGTCCGCATCCGGTTCCACAAAAGTCATCGTCATCGCGCTCGGCGCCAACCTCGGCATCGCCGTCGCCAAGTTCGTCGGCGCGTTCATCTCCGGCAGTGCGTCGCTGTTGGCGGAGGGCATCCACAGCGTCGTCGATTGCACCAACCAGGTTCTGCTTTTAGTTGGTGAAAAGCGCTCGCGCAAACGGCCGACGGCGTCGCATCCTTTGGGCTACGGCAGGGAGTCGTTTTTCTGGTCGTTTGTGGTGGCGATCCTGTTGTTCTCGATGGGCGGGCTGTTCGCCATCTACGAAGGCGCGCACAAGATCACCGATCCGCACGAGGTGACCAATCCCGGCCTCGCCCTCGGCATCCTGATTTTCGGCATTCTGCTGGAAGGATATTCGTTTCTGGCGTGCCTGAAGGAAGTGCGCAAACGCGACCCCGGCATGCCCATCTGGAACTGGTACCGGCGCACCACGCGGGCGGGACTGCTGGTCATTTTCACGGAAGACCTGGGGGCGCTGGTGGGATTGACGCTGGCGGCGGGGTGCATCGGACTCTCGTGGGCGTTGCATGATCCCATGTGGGACGCACTGGGATCGATCCTCATCGGCGTGCTGCTGGTTGTGTTGGCGGTGGTGCTGTCGGTGGAGGTGAAGAGCCTTATCATCGGCGAGGCCCCGGCCCGGGATTACCGGCACGAGGTGGAGACCATCACCCGTGAATACCTGCCCGGCGCGAAAATCCTGAACTTCATCGCGCTCAAGACCGGCGACAACGAAGTGATGCTGAGCATCAAGATTCATCCTGGAAAAATTCAGAAGGTGACGCACCTGATCGAGGCGTTCAACCAGATCGAGGACCGCATCGGCGAGCGGTTTCCGGAGATCAAGTGGAAGTTTTTGGAACCGGACGACCGCGAAGACATTTACTAG
- a CDS encoding rhodanese-like domain-containing protein, with translation MSEIKQMTVQQLHDLLEEGPVNVLDIRDEASYDAGHVPNAVPLSRTPVEQCLEKFEKDKTLVVCCYHGISSIEAAMFFSQQGFKDVHSLMGGYEAWHRNYSEDDFLE, from the coding sequence ATGTCCGAAATCAAGCAAATGACCGTTCAGCAACTCCACGACCTGCTGGAAGAAGGGCCGGTCAACGTGCTCGACATCCGCGACGAAGCCTCGTATGACGCCGGGCACGTGCCGAACGCCGTCCCTTTAAGCCGCACACCGGTGGAACAGTGTCTGGAAAAATTCGAAAAAGACAAAACCCTCGTGGTCTGCTGTTATCATGGCATCTCCAGCATCGAGGCCGCCATGTTTTTCAGCCAGCAGGGATTTAAAGACGTGCACAGCCTGATGGGCGGTTACGAAGCCTGGCACCGGAACTACAGCGAAGACGACTTTCTGGAATGA
- a CDS encoding pentapeptide repeat-containing protein: MANQQHVELIKKGVEGWNAWREANPTEAVDLSESDLRGANLSKANLKDANLQGAKLQFANLSGANLQNANLNQARMQEVNLNGAQLQGAQVKGCNLMESSLMQANMENADLQGCQFNEDVEFHQANLKGTNLVEASGLSIGQIKAAQYDANTKLPEYLSDDTDDEDFLNSFL, encoded by the coding sequence ATGGCCAATCAGCAACACGTGGAGTTGATCAAAAAAGGAGTTGAGGGCTGGAACGCCTGGCGCGAGGCAAACCCCACCGAGGCGGTGGACCTGTCGGAGTCGGACCTGCGCGGCGCCAACCTGTCGAAGGCCAACCTGAAGGACGCCAATTTGCAGGGCGCGAAGCTCCAGTTCGCCAACCTGAGCGGCGCCAACCTCCAAAACGCCAATCTCAACCAGGCACGCATGCAGGAGGTGAACCTGAACGGCGCGCAGTTGCAGGGCGCGCAGGTGAAAGGGTGCAACCTGATGGAGTCGTCACTCATGCAGGCGAACATGGAAAACGCGGACTTGCAGGGCTGCCAGTTCAACGAGGATGTGGAATTCCACCAGGCCAACCTGAAAGGCACCAACCTGGTGGAGGCGTCGGGACTCAGCATCGGGCAGATCAAGGCCGCGCAGTATGACGCCAACACCAAACTTCCGGAGTACCTGAGCGACGACACGGATGATGAAGATTTTTTGAATTCCTTTTTATGA
- a CDS encoding cupin domain-containing protein produces MKVLKVRDQAAFKTEKMNKVSLFDTDRFFCDVYCLEPGQAQKVHAHEGSDKIYYVLEGKGRVTVGTEEKEMSADEITLAPSGEEHGVVNHTDRRLVMLVFMAPKPQ; encoded by the coding sequence ATGAAAGTTCTCAAGGTTCGGGACCAGGCGGCCTTCAAGACTGAGAAGATGAACAAGGTCAGCCTGTTCGACACGGATCGGTTTTTCTGCGACGTCTATTGCCTGGAACCGGGCCAGGCGCAAAAAGTTCATGCGCACGAGGGCTCGGACAAGATATACTATGTTCTCGAAGGCAAGGGCCGGGTGACCGTCGGCACGGAAGAGAAGGAAATGTCGGCGGATGAGATCACCCTCGCCCCCTCGGGAGAAGAACACGGGGTCGTCAACCACACCGACCGGCGGTTGGTGATGCTGGTCTTCATGGCTCCCAAACCGCAATAA
- a CDS encoding mechanosensitive ion channel family protein produces the protein MIKFIILLGFYVVLALVALENVGVDIAALVAGLGIGGIAIALAVQKILGDLFASLTIVMDKPFVIGDFIIAGTDMGTVQHIGLKSTQLKSIDGERLIIPNSDLLDSRIRNFRKIPERRQLFLIGVTYDTPADKLERIPGMIKEIIEAQPDTRVDRIHFKQFGPYSLDFETVYWLLRGDFEFKMDTQQAINLALCRKFQAEGIEFAFPTQTIQLEPGENPPPRPDRV, from the coding sequence GTGATCAAGTTCATCATCCTTCTGGGATTTTATGTGGTGCTGGCGCTGGTGGCGCTGGAAAACGTCGGGGTGGACATCGCGGCCCTGGTTGCCGGTCTGGGTATCGGCGGCATTGCCATCGCACTGGCGGTGCAGAAAATATTGGGCGACCTGTTTGCCTCGCTCACCATTGTCATGGACAAGCCGTTCGTCATCGGCGACTTCATCATCGCGGGGACGGATATGGGTACGGTACAGCACATCGGCCTGAAATCCACCCAACTCAAAAGCATTGATGGGGAGCGGTTGATCATTCCCAATTCCGATCTGCTGGACAGCCGGATCCGGAATTTCCGCAAAATTCCGGAACGCAGGCAGTTGTTTTTAATCGGTGTCACCTACGACACCCCGGCGGACAAGCTGGAGCGCATCCCTGGCATGATCAAAGAAATCATCGAGGCCCAGCCGGACACCCGGGTGGACCGCATTCATTTCAAGCAATTCGGGCCGTACTCGCTGGATTTTGAAACCGTGTACTGGTTGTTGAGGGGGGATTTCGAATTCAAGATGGATACCCAGCAGGCCATCAACCTGGCGTTGTGCAGAAAATTTCAGGCGGAAGGCATTGAGTTCGCGTTTCCCACGCAGACCATCCAACTGGAACCGGGCGAGAACCCTCCTCCCAGACCGGACCGGGTTTGA
- a CDS encoding B12-binding domain-containing radical SAM protein: MIYLVFPSSWHPSQPYLSLPALKGFLHHNGIDDVVQRDLAIELLDHLCTWEKTKPLYDRILKQARELGSKPYHTDLEREKYEKLMEAQEIIPALCDQIDAAKASLRCEEFYEIDRYMESLKIIDVWLDSILAPYYPSQLTVIGSQLRYSPYSTEEILQSFQDPNENFFLDLYREHYLPGILKEDIDIFGISITSVEQVISGLTLAYLVKQARPEIHITVGGSIFTKLVDVLEKGSPLFDFVDSFIVHEGETPLLKLVQQLRGDKDLTQVPNLVYKDKKGTVQVNRPFGKEELNALPTPDFDGLPFDLYLSPERVLPVMGSRGCYWERCAFCSIPFDHIDFHVRYAETVVQDFKNLKEKYNCRYFFFTDEALPINFLRTFAQKLVEEKVDVQWTGELKFEKSLLRDNRLELLYKSGCRKLIFGMESYNQRVLDFMQKGCPKEVIDQTVEECIRIGMGMHFYILVGFPTETREEVMDSVNFVMDNRRILESPGFSCIASQFDLEKGTPIAKDPEAFKVYDLFNPPHHDLALGFNHKVREGLTPEQATELYQEIVQKISREVMTFPHNYSLADGLLYLGYHDKEIIQERLASLVV; the protein is encoded by the coding sequence ATGATCTACCTGGTTTTTCCATCGTCGTGGCATCCTTCCCAGCCCTATCTGAGCCTGCCTGCGCTCAAGGGGTTTCTGCACCACAACGGCATCGATGACGTCGTCCAGCGCGACCTCGCCATCGAACTGCTTGACCACCTGTGCACCTGGGAAAAAACCAAGCCGCTTTACGACCGCATCCTGAAACAGGCGCGCGAGCTGGGTTCCAAGCCTTACCACACCGATCTCGAACGCGAAAAATATGAAAAGCTGATGGAGGCGCAGGAGATCATTCCGGCGCTCTGCGACCAGATCGACGCGGCGAAGGCGTCCCTGCGCTGTGAGGAGTTCTACGAGATCGACCGCTACATGGAGTCGCTCAAGATCATCGACGTGTGGCTGGACAGCATCCTCGCGCCGTACTACCCGTCGCAGTTGACGGTCATCGGCAGTCAGCTCCGCTATTCGCCGTATTCCACCGAGGAGATCCTGCAATCGTTTCAGGACCCGAACGAAAACTTTTTCCTCGATCTCTACCGCGAGCATTATCTACCCGGCATACTGAAAGAAGACATCGACATCTTCGGCATCTCCATCACCTCCGTCGAGCAGGTGATTTCCGGACTCACGCTGGCGTACCTGGTCAAGCAGGCACGGCCGGAAATCCACATCACCGTCGGCGGCAGTATCTTCACCAAGCTGGTGGACGTACTGGAAAAGGGCTCGCCGCTGTTCGACTTCGTCGACAGCTTCATTGTGCACGAGGGCGAGACGCCGCTGTTGAAACTGGTTCAGCAACTGCGCGGCGACAAGGACCTCACCCAGGTGCCGAACCTGGTTTATAAGGACAAGAAGGGCACCGTTCAGGTAAACCGCCCGTTCGGCAAGGAGGAGTTGAACGCTCTGCCGACACCGGATTTCGACGGCCTGCCGTTCGACCTGTATCTCTCGCCGGAGCGGGTCCTGCCGGTGATGGGATCGCGCGGCTGTTACTGGGAGCGCTGTGCGTTCTGTTCGATCCCGTTTGACCACATCGACTTCCACGTGCGTTACGCGGAGACGGTGGTGCAGGATTTCAAGAACCTGAAAGAAAAATATAACTGCCGCTACTTCTTTTTCACCGACGAGGCCCTGCCGATCAATTTCTTGCGCACTTTCGCCCAGAAGCTGGTGGAGGAAAAGGTCGATGTGCAGTGGACCGGTGAGTTGAAGTTCGAAAAGAGTTTACTGCGCGACAACCGGCTGGAGCTTCTCTACAAGTCGGGGTGCCGCAAACTGATTTTCGGCATGGAATCGTACAACCAGCGCGTGCTGGATTTCATGCAGAAGGGGTGCCCGAAGGAAGTCATCGACCAGACGGTGGAGGAGTGCATCCGCATCGGCATGGGAATGCATTTTTACATCCTCGTTGGTTTCCCCACCGAGACGCGGGAAGAGGTGATGGATTCGGTCAACTTCGTTATGGACAACCGGCGCATTCTGGAATCGCCGGGTTTTTCCTGCATCGCGTCGCAATTCGACCTGGAAAAGGGCACGCCCATCGCCAAGGACCCGGAGGCGTTCAAGGTGTACGACCTGTTTAACCCGCCGCACCACGATTTGGCTCTCGGTTTCAACCACAAGGTACGCGAGGGATTGACGCCGGAGCAGGCGACGGAACTGTACCAGGAGATCGTACAGAAGATCAGCCGCGAAGTCATGACCTTTCCCCACAACTACTCCCTGGCCGACGGATTGCTATACCTCGGCTACCACGACAAGGAAATCATTCAGGAACGGCTGGCGTCGCTGGTTGTCTGA
- a CDS encoding ATP-grasp domain-containing protein yields MKVAVIYNKNQSEVINVFGAQNREIYNPKTVERVASSLEKGGHNVRVIDGNIHLIEKLNEFMPKVMHGEQPGMVFNMAYGIQGVSRYTHVPALLEMVGIPYVGSSPAGHGIALDKITSKVLFQANNVATPRYWSFFSEEQIPGDIPFPVIVKPKMEAVSMGIEVVHDIERLRETVKTLVKEYSQQVLVEEFIPGREFAVGLLGNGDPEVLPIVEFDMEGDPNAIQTYDEKMKKPKEKVCPAKIDEATAEKMGELTKGAFRALGLYDFCRADFRMDDKGNLYVLELNSMASLGLTGSYVHAAKVAGYTYETLINRMLDVAVERYFGEKDINEVPEKESFFKSLLKSQTTSLPVRLRSHLRGNVSTMEDFLAHMVEINSYARNLDGVNSLGKWVSNHLGRMGFQREVHTKAEFGNVLYFSNHTGEENDVLLIGQLDNPIPSQDYVAYQEERGKLYGSGVYYGKGGLAILLGALQALRYTRSLKKGEMRHPVDIRRNRRRAHFKRAHRRPVQQIKICDWFTGSGAFRPGNHIVFRSDEIQRGDQVRPGEIVQDQRGTDRPDLIPHTKDQRSSQDDHEGRGCVCCHHFDQYPGTR; encoded by the coding sequence ATGAAAGTAGCGGTCATTTACAACAAAAACCAGTCGGAAGTCATCAATGTCTTCGGTGCCCAGAACCGTGAAATTTACAACCCCAAAACCGTGGAGCGGGTAGCGAGTTCTCTTGAAAAAGGCGGACACAACGTCCGTGTCATCGACGGCAACATCCATCTCATTGAAAAGCTCAATGAATTCATGCCCAAAGTGATGCACGGCGAGCAACCCGGCATGGTATTCAACATGGCTTACGGCATACAGGGGGTCAGCCGCTACACCCACGTTCCGGCCCTGCTGGAGATGGTCGGCATCCCTTACGTCGGATCCAGTCCGGCGGGACACGGCATCGCCCTGGACAAGATCACTTCCAAGGTATTGTTCCAGGCTAATAATGTGGCGACCCCGCGCTACTGGTCGTTCTTCAGTGAAGAACAGATACCGGGAGACATCCCATTCCCCGTCATCGTCAAACCCAAAATGGAAGCGGTGTCGATGGGTATCGAGGTGGTTCACGACATCGAACGCCTGCGAGAAACGGTCAAAACGCTGGTCAAGGAATACAGCCAGCAGGTGCTGGTGGAGGAATTCATTCCCGGACGCGAATTCGCGGTGGGACTTCTGGGCAACGGTGACCCCGAAGTCCTGCCCATCGTCGAATTCGATATGGAAGGCGATCCCAACGCCATCCAGACCTACGACGAGAAAATGAAAAAGCCGAAGGAAAAGGTATGCCCGGCCAAGATTGATGAGGCCACGGCGGAAAAGATGGGCGAACTCACGAAAGGGGCGTTCCGCGCTCTCGGCCTATATGATTTTTGCCGCGCCGATTTTCGTATGGACGACAAGGGAAACCTGTACGTGCTGGAGCTGAACTCGATGGCCAGCCTCGGGCTTACCGGTTCGTATGTCCACGCTGCCAAGGTTGCGGGATATACCTACGAAACCCTCATCAACCGCATGCTCGATGTCGCCGTGGAGCGGTATTTCGGAGAAAAGGACATAAATGAAGTTCCTGAAAAGGAATCTTTTTTTAAAAGTCTTTTAAAGAGCCAGACCACTTCTTTGCCAGTGCGGCTGCGCAGTCACCTTCGCGGCAATGTGAGCACCATGGAAGATTTCCTTGCCCACATGGTGGAAATCAATTCCTACGCCCGCAACCTGGATGGAGTCAATTCTCTCGGCAAATGGGTGTCCAACCATTTGGGGCGCATGGGATTCCAGCGTGAAGTGCACACCAAGGCGGAGTTCGGAAACGTTTTATATTTTTCCAATCACACCGGCGAAGAAAATGACGTGTTGTTGATCGGCCAGCTGGACAACCCCATTCCAAGCCAGGATTACGTTGCCTACCAGGAAGAGCGCGGCAAACTTTACGGCTCCGGCGTCTACTACGGTAAAGGCGGACTCGCCATCCTGCTCGGCGCCCTGCAGGCGTTGCGCTACACGCGGTCGCTCAAAAAAGGTGAAATGCGGCATCCTGTTGATATCCGACGAAACCGCCGGCGGGCGCACTTCAAAAGGGCTCATCGGAGACCTGTCCAACAAATCAAAATATGTGATTGGTTTACAGGGAGCGGGGCTTTCCGGCCAGGCAACCACATCGTTTTCCGGAGTGATGAAATACAACGTGGAGATCAAGTACGCCCCGGGGAAATTGTCCAAGACCAAAGGGGAACAGACCGACCTGATCTCATTCCTCACACAAAAGATCAACGCTCTTCGCAAGATGACCACGAAGGACGAGGATGTGTCTGTTGCCATCACTTCGATCAATACCCAGGGACTCGATGA
- a CDS encoding gamma-glutamyltransferase family protein — translation MVSTAFPDATQAGVDMLGAGGNAVDAAVASALALGVCEPQGSGIGGQSSGILHLNGKVIYVDGSSRAPSLAHIDHFKDDNLLVGHRATTVPSTVAFLGYLNFRYGRLSWRQVCAPAIRIAREGYRITLLQSQLQERELETFQKPACEWGARYFLKDGKVPYVPGETFVQNDLANLLEHLAYNGPKSFYQGEIAEQIDADMRAFDGFLRKEDLAYIPWPVERKPLKRRYRKTQIFTCPPPTSGRTLLLTLQMLNNLPSKFLRDRSPESFHFIAETFRKALMNHKERPYDPNIYPQLPDDKRILSKDYAHRLSSTIRNVIDPSLPLAEPYESGQDTTHLSAMDADGNAVGITQSIERVYGCHSAAKGLGFLYNNYMSAMEVHDPSHPYYLRPGAVPWSSIAPVIVFYKKQPWMVAGSPGSDRIFSTMSQFLTHIIDGNLPIDQAMVRPRMHCTLGGTLSYETERFPSKVIKYLKNAGYKMSPKDPYAFYLGAVHAVVKMQTCDTFQGVAEIRRDGTAAGID, via the coding sequence ATGGTCTCCACAGCATTTCCGGACGCGACGCAGGCGGGCGTGGACATGCTGGGGGCCGGCGGCAACGCGGTGGACGCCGCAGTGGCCTCCGCCCTCGCCTTGGGGGTTTGCGAACCGCAGGGAAGCGGCATTGGCGGGCAGTCCTCGGGCATCCTGCACCTGAATGGCAAGGTCATTTATGTCGATGGTTCCAGCCGCGCCCCGTCGCTGGCCCACATCGACCATTTCAAGGACGACAACCTGCTGGTCGGTCACCGCGCCACCACGGTGCCCAGCACCGTCGCTTTCCTCGGCTATCTCAATTTCCGTTACGGACGCCTGAGCTGGCGGCAGGTGTGTGCGCCCGCCATTCGAATCGCCCGCGAGGGTTACCGCATCACCCTTCTGCAAAGCCAGCTTCAGGAACGGGAACTGGAAACATTTCAAAAACCGGCCTGCGAATGGGGGGCCCGGTATTTCTTGAAAGATGGGAAGGTTCCCTACGTTCCGGGTGAAACGTTTGTGCAGAATGACCTGGCCAACCTGCTCGAACACCTGGCGTACAACGGACCCAAATCGTTTTACCAGGGAGAGATTGCGGAACAGATCGATGCCGACATGCGCGCTTTCGACGGATTTCTGCGCAAAGAAGACCTCGCCTACATTCCGTGGCCCGTGGAGAGAAAACCTCTCAAACGCCGGTACCGCAAAACGCAGATTTTTACCTGTCCGCCGCCCACCTCCGGCCGCACCCTGCTTTTGACGCTGCAGATGCTCAACAACCTGCCGTCCAAGTTCCTGCGGGACCGTTCCCCGGAATCATTTCATTTCATTGCGGAAACTTTCCGCAAGGCGTTGATGAACCACAAAGAGCGGCCGTACGATCCGAACATCTACCCACAGCTGCCGGACGACAAAAGGATACTCAGTAAAGACTACGCCCACCGACTGTCTTCCACCATCCGCAACGTCATCGACCCCAGCCTGCCTTTGGCCGAGCCGTACGAATCCGGGCAGGACACAACGCACCTCTCTGCCATGGATGCGGACGGCAACGCCGTGGGCATCACGCAATCGATCGAGCGCGTTTACGGTTGCCACTCGGCAGCGAAAGGACTGGGTTTCCTCTACAACAATTACATGAGCGCCATGGAGGTTCACGATCCCAGCCACCCGTATTACCTGCGGCCCGGTGCGGTGCCGTGGAGCAGCATTGCACCGGTGATCGTCTTTTACAAAAAACAACCGTGGATGGTGGCGGGCAGCCCGGGAAGCGACCGCATCTTCTCCACCATGAGCCAGTTCCTCACCCACATCATCGACGGCAATCTGCCCATCGACCAGGCCATGGTCCGGCCGCGCATGCATTGTACGCTGGGCGGCACACTCAGTTACGAAACCGAGCGCTTTCCCTCCAAGGTCATCAAGTATCTCAAAAATGCGGGCTACAAAATGTCACCCAAGGATCCTTACGCGTTCTACCTGGGCGCGGTGCACGCGGTGGTCAAGATGCAAACATGCGATACGTTTCAGGGCGTTGCCGAAATCCGCCGCGACGGTACCGCCGCGGGCATCGACTGA
- a CDS encoding N-formylglutamate amidohydrolase yields MDTLPCLITVPHGGTRVPDFLAGRFILPAKDLFDDIDPCTRDIYALSERVSVWKDTDVARPVVDLNRDAGDRPPANPDGVVKTHTCFGVPVYDPAQPMDEALAEKLIATFHRPFHGFIEDTLKTRKDLQIAFDCHTMSELAPPISPDAGKPRPTFCLGNRFGETCPDVIANVFADCLRKVFHLPAREVSLNQPFAGGHITRTYGNRPIPWIQIEMNRKLYLKEPWFDRKELSVDPNRLQFLRNGMGEALRLFFETCDALG; encoded by the coding sequence ATGGATACCCTGCCCTGCCTGATCACAGTTCCCCACGGTGGCACCCGCGTTCCTGATTTTCTTGCAGGCCGGTTCATCCTCCCCGCGAAAGACCTGTTCGATGACATCGATCCCTGCACCCGTGACATTTACGCATTGTCCGAACGGGTGAGCGTGTGGAAGGACACGGACGTCGCGCGGCCGGTGGTCGATCTGAATCGCGATGCCGGCGACCGCCCGCCTGCCAATCCGGATGGTGTCGTCAAAACCCACACCTGCTTTGGTGTCCCGGTGTACGATCCCGCACAGCCCATGGATGAAGCGCTGGCCGAAAAACTGATCGCAACATTCCATCGGCCGTTTCACGGATTCATTGAAGACACTTTGAAAACGCGAAAGGATTTACAAATCGCTTTCGATTGCCACACCATGTCGGAGTTGGCCCCACCCATTTCCCCCGATGCGGGCAAACCTCGGCCCACCTTCTGCCTCGGCAACCGGTTTGGCGAAACCTGCCCGGACGTCATTGCCAATGTCTTTGCGGATTGTTTGAGAAAGGTGTTTCATTTGCCAGCCAGGGAAGTCAGCTTGAACCAGCCGTTCGCCGGAGGTCACATCACCCGCACCTACGGCAACCGGCCGATCCCCTGGATTCAGATCGAAATGAACCGCAAGCTTTACCTGAAAGAACCTTGGTTTGATCGGAAAGAATTATCAGTGGATCCCAATCGCCTCCAGTTCCTGCGAAATGGCATGGGCGAGGCACTGCGATTGTTTTTTGAAACCTGCGATGCGTTGGGATGA